The following proteins come from a genomic window of Microbacterium sp. SY138:
- the alr gene encoding alanine racemase, with amino-acid sequence MTTLLATERTTYSRLHAPTLHTLPGAVAENLRRVQAVTAVPIMAVVKADGYGHGAVVVARAAVAAGAGWLGVTDVADAVALRDAGLDVPILSWLNPSGVDADVAAEHRIDIAVGSVEELRQLTADAGDPVRVHLHLDTGMARGGCPLDDWSELFRLARTGRGRVEITGVMGHLPRADEADPAANAAAVLRMRQGRDAVLRAGLGPVLVHLAATSGALTDPATHFGMVRIGAGLVGIDPSETTALVGAARWTAPVVHSVRVPEGTAVGYGGGAVTDRETHLAVVGVGYADGIPREREAGAGVEIDGVRYPLVGRVSMDQIVIDTGAVRFPRGTIATVFGPEGGAVPSVQEWARWAGTIPHTIVTGIGPRVQRSVA; translated from the coding sequence ATGACCACCCTTCTCGCCACCGAGCGCACCACGTACTCGCGTCTGCACGCGCCGACGCTCCACACCCTTCCCGGTGCCGTCGCCGAGAACCTGCGCCGTGTGCAGGCCGTGACCGCCGTGCCGATCATGGCCGTGGTGAAGGCCGACGGCTATGGGCACGGGGCCGTCGTCGTGGCCAGGGCCGCGGTCGCCGCCGGAGCCGGATGGCTGGGAGTGACCGATGTCGCCGATGCGGTCGCGCTCCGCGATGCTGGGCTCGATGTGCCGATCCTCTCCTGGTTGAACCCGTCAGGTGTCGACGCGGACGTCGCCGCGGAGCACCGCATCGACATCGCCGTCGGTTCGGTCGAAGAGCTGCGCCAACTGACCGCCGATGCCGGGGATCCGGTACGCGTGCACCTGCATCTCGACACCGGCATGGCGCGGGGAGGGTGCCCTCTCGACGACTGGTCCGAGCTGTTCCGGCTGGCGCGTACCGGGCGGGGCAGGGTCGAGATCACGGGGGTCATGGGGCATCTGCCGCGCGCCGATGAGGCCGACCCGGCGGCGAACGCGGCAGCGGTGCTCCGGATGCGACAGGGGCGCGACGCCGTGCTGCGCGCAGGACTCGGCCCCGTACTCGTGCATCTCGCCGCGACGTCCGGAGCGCTGACCGACCCGGCGACCCATTTCGGCATGGTGCGGATCGGGGCGGGACTCGTCGGGATCGACCCGTCGGAGACGACCGCGCTGGTGGGGGCCGCGCGCTGGACGGCACCGGTCGTGCACAGCGTGCGCGTGCCGGAAGGAACCGCGGTCGGTTACGGAGGCGGGGCGGTGACCGATCGGGAGACGCACCTGGCCGTCGTCGGCGTCGGGTACGCCGACGGCATCCCGCGGGAACGGGAAGCGGGCGCCGGCGTGGAGATCGACGGGGTGAGGTATCCGCTCGTCGGGAGGGTGTCCATGGATCAGATCGTGATCGACACCGGCGCCGTGCGGTTCCCCCGGGGCACGATCGCAACCGTGTTCGGACCCGAAGGGGGAGCCGTGCCGTCGGTGCAGGAGTGGGCGCGGTGGGCGGGAACCATCCCGCACACGATCGTCACCGGAATCGGGCCGCGAGTGCAGAGGAGTGTCGCATGA
- a CDS encoding D-alanine--D-alanine ligase, which translates to MTTKVLVIGGGQSAEHEVSLASAAAVAAALRMGDHEVTCVTIDCDGIWRVEGRPHGGSAAESLALALPLLTRTDVVFPAVHGAPGEDGALAALCALAGVRVVGSGLHAGAIGMDKWTTKLVADAVGLGTARGRLVSADDIGDVEFEGEVVVKPVSSGSSHGVGLVTREEDLLVALHEAARFDRRILVEEVVRGREIDVAVLREKGGIRWAAPPLEIHATGLFDTATKYDGSARFTVPAQLDAGEVSALKRAAIAVFDALGCEGVARMDFFLTDRGPVLNEVNTMPGLTAASQVPRMFAAAGVTYVDLVARLVRAAS; encoded by the coding sequence ATGACGACGAAGGTGCTGGTCATCGGCGGGGGACAGAGCGCCGAGCACGAGGTGTCGCTGGCATCGGCAGCCGCGGTCGCCGCGGCCCTGCGAATGGGCGATCACGAGGTCACGTGCGTGACGATCGACTGTGACGGGATCTGGCGCGTCGAGGGCCGCCCGCACGGGGGCTCGGCCGCCGAGTCGCTCGCCCTCGCCCTTCCGCTGCTCACGCGGACCGACGTGGTCTTTCCCGCGGTGCACGGTGCCCCGGGCGAGGATGGTGCCCTCGCGGCGCTGTGCGCGCTCGCCGGCGTACGTGTGGTCGGCTCGGGCCTGCACGCCGGGGCCATCGGCATGGACAAGTGGACGACGAAGCTGGTGGCTGATGCCGTCGGGCTGGGCACCGCACGCGGTCGCCTGGTCTCGGCCGACGACATCGGAGACGTGGAGTTCGAGGGCGAGGTCGTGGTGAAGCCGGTGTCGTCCGGATCCAGCCACGGTGTGGGTCTCGTGACGCGGGAGGAGGATCTGCTCGTCGCGCTGCACGAGGCCGCGCGCTTCGACCGCCGGATCCTGGTCGAAGAGGTCGTGCGGGGGCGTGAGATCGACGTGGCGGTGCTGCGTGAGAAGGGCGGCATCCGCTGGGCCGCTCCGCCCCTCGAGATCCACGCGACGGGATTGTTCGACACGGCCACCAAGTACGACGGCAGCGCGCGGTTCACGGTTCCGGCGCAGCTCGACGCCGGTGAGGTGTCGGCGCTCAAGCGGGCGGCGATCGCCGTGTTCGATGCCCTCGGATGCGAGGGCGTGGCGAGGATGGACTTCTTCCTGACCGACCGCGGTCCGGTGCTGAACGAGGTCAACACGATGCCGGGGCTGACCGCGGCATCGCAGGTGCCGCGGATGTTCGCCGCGGCGGGAGTGACATACGTCGACCTGGTGGCGCGGCTCGTGCGCGCGGCGTCGTGA
- a CDS encoding acyltransferase family protein, with translation MTAAPAPRVGWPDVAKGICIILVVLWHVVTKHAIEAPGAGPVTDAWATLNAQLLPLRIPLFFLVSGMFAARAVLVDDGSSWRRRAARLTMLYIVWVVIQTFVLALAPDLDTARATSGWELLAQLTISPTNLWYLLALAVYLAIGRLSRRIPAAVVLPVAFVVAAVAGAGVIPDLGNLWQLVQNLFFFLVGLRLRAVVERFAKSVGVWSTVALAAVYVAALAVVAGLAIRLLPGVWPALALIAVAFGVSLSVLLDRHVDVVARPLRWIGQRTLPIYVLHMMPLALIDAVLRSTRGRTTDVVEAVAPILLTAIVIGICLGVHALLVRFGLGALFDPLRVTDRFTARLVPRGGEG, from the coding sequence GTGACGGCGGCTCCCGCGCCACGCGTCGGATGGCCCGATGTCGCGAAGGGCATCTGCATCATCCTGGTGGTGCTCTGGCACGTCGTGACCAAGCACGCGATCGAGGCCCCGGGTGCGGGGCCGGTCACCGACGCCTGGGCGACGCTGAACGCCCAGCTGCTGCCGTTGCGGATACCGCTGTTCTTCCTGGTCTCCGGGATGTTCGCCGCACGCGCGGTGCTCGTCGACGACGGCAGTTCCTGGCGGCGGCGCGCGGCACGGCTGACGATGCTCTACATCGTCTGGGTCGTCATCCAGACGTTCGTGCTCGCTCTGGCGCCCGACCTCGACACGGCTCGGGCGACCAGCGGGTGGGAGCTGCTCGCGCAGCTGACCATCAGCCCGACGAACCTCTGGTATCTGCTCGCGCTCGCGGTGTACCTGGCGATCGGTCGACTGAGTCGCCGCATCCCGGCGGCCGTGGTGCTGCCGGTCGCCTTCGTGGTCGCGGCGGTCGCCGGGGCCGGGGTCATCCCCGACCTCGGCAACCTGTGGCAGCTGGTGCAGAACCTGTTCTTCTTCCTCGTGGGGCTGCGGCTGCGCGCGGTCGTCGAACGGTTCGCGAAGAGCGTCGGGGTGTGGAGCACCGTCGCGCTCGCCGCCGTGTACGTCGCGGCGCTGGCCGTCGTGGCGGGCCTGGCCATCCGCCTGCTGCCGGGCGTGTGGCCCGCGCTCGCCCTGATCGCGGTGGCGTTCGGGGTGTCGCTCAGCGTGCTCCTGGACCGCCACGTCGACGTGGTCGCGCGGCCCCTGCGCTGGATCGGACAGCGCACCCTGCCGATCTACGTGCTGCACATGATGCCCCTCGCCCTCATCGATGCGGTCCTGCGCTCGACGCGTGGGCGGACGACGGACGTGGTCGAGGCCGTCGCCCCCATCCTTCTCACCGCGATCGTGATCGGGATCTGCCTGGGTGTGCATGCGCTGCTCGTGCGCTTCGGGCTCGGGGCGCTGTTCGATCCGCTGCGGGTGACCGACCGCTTTACGGCGCGGCTGGTGCCTCGCGGGGGAGAGGGATGA
- a CDS encoding VOC family protein, which produces MAAFTADNAFSGFSVDDIDAAKEFYGTALGLDVEVNGMGFLNLRLPSGGSILVYSKPNHTPASFTILNFPVADVDAAVDELIARGVQTKIYSDEEFPSDERGIVRGNGRGPDIAWFRDPAGNVLAVMQA; this is translated from the coding sequence ATGGCGGCCTTCACAGCGGACAACGCATTCAGCGGATTCAGCGTCGACGACATCGACGCGGCGAAAGAGTTCTACGGCACGGCCCTCGGGCTCGACGTCGAGGTCAATGGGATGGGTTTCCTCAATCTGCGGCTGCCGAGCGGCGGGTCGATCCTCGTCTACTCGAAGCCCAACCACACCCCGGCGAGCTTCACGATCCTGAACTTCCCGGTGGCCGATGTCGACGCCGCCGTGGATGAGCTCATCGCCCGGGGTGTGCAGACCAAGATCTACAGTGACGAGGAGTTCCCGTCCGACGAACGCGGTATCGTGCGCGGCAACGGTCGGGGTCCGGACATCGCATGGTTCCGCGATCCCGCGGGCAACGTGCTCGCGGTGATGCAGGCCTGA
- a CDS encoding ABC transporter substrate-binding protein produces MTPRTRTTRLLAAVTVGLGAIALTACGGGVSNGTAPAASGEAITIENCGRTVEIPSTPTAVVGLHPSQTELLLRLGLADALVGQAQATTQKLPSDVAVLAAEVPVIGGDAPPSREELLAVEPDFVYSPTTYEFTAEQGFASIEQLADAGVAAYTATGGCFDRRMEGTVDDLFTDLENLGAIFHVEDEADDLIASSQAELATVDTAIEGQDRPRVAQVFIEGTTLTAIGAGIEYDILQRAGADNAFTPEDPAFADFFAAEITPESLAAEAPDALVFAVSDPAHEAAVRSYLATTFPDMPAVRDGRLIAVPSTDLFPGTLGNVSAVRLIAEGLYPDAVFG; encoded by the coding sequence ATGACACCCCGTACCCGAACCACCCGTCTGCTGGCCGCCGTCACCGTCGGCCTGGGCGCGATCGCCCTCACCGCATGCGGCGGTGGGGTCTCGAACGGAACGGCACCCGCCGCCTCCGGTGAGGCGATCACGATCGAGAACTGCGGCCGCACGGTCGAGATCCCGTCCACCCCCACCGCCGTCGTCGGGCTGCACCCGTCGCAGACCGAGCTGCTGCTGCGTCTCGGCCTCGCCGATGCGCTCGTCGGCCAGGCCCAGGCCACGACCCAGAAGCTGCCGTCCGACGTCGCGGTCCTCGCCGCCGAGGTGCCGGTCATCGGCGGTGACGCGCCTCCGAGCCGAGAAGAGCTCCTCGCCGTCGAACCCGACTTCGTCTACTCGCCCACGACGTACGAGTTCACTGCCGAGCAGGGATTCGCCAGCATCGAGCAGCTGGCGGATGCCGGGGTCGCCGCGTACACCGCGACGGGCGGCTGCTTCGACCGCCGCATGGAGGGCACGGTCGACGACCTCTTCACCGACCTCGAGAACCTCGGCGCGATCTTCCACGTGGAAGACGAGGCGGACGACCTGATCGCGTCGTCGCAGGCCGAGCTCGCCACCGTGGACACCGCGATCGAGGGACAGGATCGCCCCCGCGTCGCGCAGGTCTTCATCGAGGGGACCACCCTCACCGCCATCGGCGCCGGCATCGAGTACGACATCCTGCAGCGCGCCGGTGCCGACAACGCCTTCACGCCGGAAGACCCCGCGTTCGCCGACTTCTTCGCCGCCGAGATCACCCCCGAATCCCTCGCCGCCGAAGCACCCGACGCGCTCGTCTTCGCGGTGTCCGACCCCGCTCACGAGGCCGCCGTCCGCTCCTACCTCGCGACGACCTTCCCCGACATGCCCGCCGTGCGCGACGGCCGCCTGATCGCGGTGCCCTCGACCGATCTGTTCCCCGGCACGCTCGGCAACGTCTCGGCGGTCCGGCTCATCGCCGAGGGCCTCTACCCCGACGCCGTCTTCGGCTGA
- a CDS encoding ABC transporter ATP-binding protein → MSVLFDGVSVARGGRTVLHGADLEVGTGRIVGLLGPNGSGKSTLLRALFTGQRPHTGRVLIDGADVSQLAPRALARTVSVMLQDSPSEFDLTVRETVLVGRSPHRPPFSRDTAEDQRIVDEALRTADVHDLGDRLVRSLSGGQRQRVMLARALAQSGEILVLDEPTNHLDIAHQLDLMRVVSGLGTTVIAALHDLNIAAAFCDEVAVLDEGRLVAFGPPDTVLTPALVDEVFHVTARIAVEVDTGARAMTFHPREPVGR, encoded by the coding sequence ATGAGCGTGCTGTTCGACGGCGTGAGCGTCGCACGCGGCGGTCGCACCGTGCTGCACGGTGCCGACCTCGAGGTCGGCACCGGGCGCATCGTGGGACTGCTCGGCCCCAATGGCAGCGGCAAATCCACGCTCCTGCGCGCGCTCTTCACGGGTCAGCGTCCGCACACCGGGCGCGTCCTGATCGACGGCGCCGACGTGTCGCAGCTGGCCCCGCGCGCCCTCGCCCGCACGGTGTCGGTCATGCTGCAGGACTCCCCTTCCGAGTTCGACCTGACCGTGCGGGAGACCGTGCTCGTGGGCCGTTCGCCGCATCGTCCGCCCTTCAGCCGGGACACCGCGGAGGATCAGCGCATCGTGGACGAGGCTCTGCGCACCGCCGACGTGCACGACCTCGGCGACCGCCTGGTCCGTTCGCTCTCGGGCGGTCAGCGCCAGCGGGTGATGCTCGCCCGCGCTCTCGCGCAGAGCGGCGAGATCCTCGTGCTGGACGAACCGACCAACCACCTCGACATCGCGCACCAGCTCGACCTGATGCGCGTCGTGAGCGGACTCGGCACGACCGTGATCGCGGCCCTGCACGACCTCAACATCGCCGCGGCGTTCTGCGACGAGGTCGCCGTGCTCGACGAGGGCCGACTCGTGGCCTTCGGTCCGCCCGACACGGTGCTCACCCCGGCGCTCGTCGACGAGGTCTTCCACGTCACCGCCCGCATCGCCGTCGAGGTCGACACCGGGGCACGCGCGATGACCTTCCATCCCCGAGAGCCCGTCGGCCGCTGA
- a CDS encoding iron ABC transporter permease has protein sequence MSESTGTLTGTDTRRTPVRRIPRLRRRTGGRVGFRRMLPVGPTVTTITVLAVLVLMLSAATGPVTVSPLDAAKIVIGHLAPGMPWMSDGTLTPLQDQAVWQFRVPRSLLAALSGAGLALAGAMMQAVVRNPLAEPYILGVSSGASVGAVLVIVSGGATFLGLTMSGAAFAGAMVACILVAMLARIRGELSPTRMILAGVALGALLSAVTSYLTLTTDAQNVVSVMFFLLGSVSAADMSSLLIPAVALAIACIAVFGLSRSMNALLAGDESAMAVGVRTTRLRGLLLVLASLLTGAIVAVSGGIGFVGLVVPHMARLLVGSDHRRMLPITVLGGALFLMVADLLARTVAMPTEIPLGILTAFVGAPFFLWLMRSGGERAGFDR, from the coding sequence ATGAGCGAATCCACCGGAACCCTCACCGGGACGGACACACGGCGCACCCCCGTTCGGCGCATCCCGCGCCTTCGTCGGCGCACCGGCGGCCGCGTCGGCTTCCGGCGGATGCTGCCCGTCGGCCCGACCGTGACGACGATCACGGTGCTCGCTGTGCTCGTCCTCATGCTCTCGGCCGCCACCGGACCCGTCACGGTCTCGCCCCTCGATGCCGCGAAGATCGTGATCGGCCATCTGGCCCCCGGCATGCCCTGGATGTCCGACGGCACCCTCACGCCGTTGCAGGATCAGGCCGTGTGGCAGTTCCGGGTGCCGCGGTCGCTCCTCGCCGCGCTCTCGGGCGCAGGTCTCGCCCTCGCCGGGGCGATGATGCAGGCGGTCGTGCGCAACCCACTCGCCGAGCCCTACATCCTCGGCGTCTCCTCCGGCGCGAGTGTCGGCGCCGTGCTGGTGATCGTGTCGGGCGGCGCCACGTTCCTCGGGCTCACGATGAGCGGGGCGGCGTTCGCGGGCGCGATGGTCGCCTGCATCCTCGTGGCCATGCTCGCGCGCATCCGCGGAGAGCTGTCTCCGACCCGCATGATCCTCGCCGGCGTCGCACTGGGCGCTCTGTTGAGCGCGGTGACCAGCTACCTCACGCTCACCACCGATGCCCAGAACGTCGTCAGCGTGATGTTCTTCCTGCTCGGCAGCGTGTCGGCCGCCGACATGTCGTCGCTGCTGATCCCCGCGGTCGCACTCGCCATCGCCTGCATCGCGGTCTTCGGGCTCTCGCGGTCGATGAACGCGCTGCTCGCCGGTGACGAGTCCGCGATGGCGGTCGGCGTACGAACGACCCGGCTGCGTGGGCTGCTGCTCGTGCTCGCCTCGCTCCTGACCGGTGCGATCGTGGCCGTGAGCGGCGGCATCGGCTTCGTCGGCCTCGTCGTGCCGCACATGGCGAGACTCCTGGTCGGGTCGGATCATCGTCGGATGCTGCCGATCACGGTCCTCGGCGGCGCGCTGTTCCTCATGGTCGCCGACCTGCTGGCCCGTACGGTCGCGATGCCGACCGAGATCCCCCTCGGAATCCTCACCGCGTTCGTCGGTGCTCCCTTCTTCCTGTGGTTGATGCGCAGTGGCGGCGAGCGCGCGGGGTTCGACCGATGA